One part of the Arabidopsis thaliana chromosome 1 sequence genome encodes these proteins:
- the ATA27 gene encoding Glycosyl hydrolase superfamily protein (ATA27; FUNCTIONS IN: cation binding, hydrolase activity, hydrolyzing O-glycosyl compounds, catalytic activity; INVOLVED IN: carbohydrate metabolic process; LOCATED IN: endoplasmic reticulum lumen, membrane; EXPRESSED IN: 7 plant structures; EXPRESSED DURING: 4 anthesis, petal differentiation and expansion stage; CONTAINS InterPro DOMAIN/s: Glycoside hydrolase, family 1 (InterPro:IPR001360), Glycoside hydrolase, family 1, active site (InterPro:IPR018120), Glycoside hydrolase, catalytic core (InterPro:IPR017853), Glycoside hydrolase, subgroup, catalytic core (InterPro:IPR013781); BEST Arabidopsis thaliana protein match is: beta glucosidase 19 (TAIR:AT3G21370.1); Has 11431 Blast hits to 11011 proteins in 1475 species: Archae - 142; Bacteria - 7924; Metazoa - 708; Fungi - 203; Plants - 1456; Viruses - 0; Other Eukaryotes - 998 (source: NCBI BLink).) encodes MGRFHKFPLLGLVLFLGLTGSLIAANEYACSSTDIHFTRANFPKGFIFGTATAAFQVEGAVNEGCRGPSMWDVYTKKFPHKCNYHNADVAVDFYHRYKEDIKLMKNLNTDGFRFSIAWPRIFPHGRMEKGISKAGVQYYHDLIDELLANGITPLVTVFHWDTPQDLEDEYGGFLSDRIIKDFTEYANFTFQEYGDKVKHWITFNEPWVFSRAGYDIGNKAPGRCSKYIKEHGEMCHDGRSGHEAYIVSHNMLLAHADAVDAFRKCDKCKGGKIGIAHSPAWFEAHELSDEEHETPVTGLIDFILGWHLHPTTYGDYPQSMKDHIGHRLPKFTEAQKEKLKNSADFVGINYYTSVFALHDEEPDPSQPSWQSDSLVDWEPRYVDKFNAFANKPDVAKVEVYAKGLRSLLKYIKDKYGNPEIMITENGYGEDLGEQDTSLVVALSDQHRTYYIQKHLLSLHEAICDDKVNVTGYFHWSLMDNFEWQDGYKARFGLYYVDYKNNLTRHEKLSAQWYSSFLHDGSKEFEIEHEFEHDEL; translated from the exons ATGGGGAGGTTTCATAAATTTCCTCTCCTAGGTTTAGTTCTGTTCCTCGGTCTGACCGGCTCACTTATCGCCGCCAATGAGTATGCCTGTTCTAGTACCGATATACACTTTACTCGTGCCAATTTCCCTAAAGGTTTCATTTTTGGTACCGCAACTGCTGCTTTTCAG GTTGAAGGAGCTGTAAATGAAGGATGTAGAGGTCCAAGCATGTGGGACGTATACACCAAGAAATTCCCAC atAAATGTAATTATCACAATGCCGACGTTGCTGTCGATTTCTACCATCGTTACAAG GAAGATATCAAGTTGATGAAAAATCTGAACACTGATGGCTTTAGATTTTCCATTGCATGGCCCAGAATATTCCCCC ATGGTAGGATGGAGAAAGGAATAAGCAAAGCAGGTGTGCAGTATTACCACGATCTGATCGATGAGCTCCTCGCAAAtg gTATAACACCATTAGTAACTGTTTTTCACTGGGACACTCCTCAAGACTTAGAAGATGAATATGGTGGCTTTTTAAGCGACCGCATAAT AAAGGATTTTACGGAGTATGCAAACTTCACATTCCAAGAGTACGGAGACAAAGTGAAGCATTGGATCACATTTAACGAACCATGGGTGTTCAGTCGAGCTGGCTACGACATTGGGAACAAAGCACCGGGACGTTGTTCTAAGTACATCAAAGAACATGGAGAGATGTGTCACGATGGACGGTCAGGACACGAAGCTTATATCGTTAGTCATAACATGCTCTTGGCACATGCCGATGCCGTTGATGCCTTTAGGAAATGCGACAAG TGCAAAGGTGGTAAAATTGGGATTGCTCACAGTCCAGCTTGGTTTGAGGCTCATGAGCTCTCGGATGAAGAGCACGAAACTCCTGTAACTGGCCTGATTGACTTCATATTGGGATg GCATTTGCATCCGACCACATATGGAGATTATCCACAATCAATGAAGGATCACATCGGACATCGACTGCCGAAATTCACAGAGGCACAGAAAGAGAAGTTGAAAAATTCAGCTGATTTTGTAGGAATCAACTATTACACATCAGTGTTTGCATTGCACGACGAAGAGCCAGATCCTTCGCAACCAAGTTGGCAGAGTGATTCTCTCGTGGACTGGGAAc CAAGGTATGTGGATAAATTCAATGCTTTTGCTAACAAG cCTGATGTTGCTAAAGTGGAAGTCTACGCAAAGGGTTTGAGGAGCCTCTTGAAATATATCAAGGACAAATACGGCAATCCTGAAATCATGATCACCGAGAATG GATACGGAGAGGATCTAGGTGAGCAAGACACAAGCCTTGTAGTGGCGCTGTCAGATCAGCACAGAACATACTATATCCAGAAACATCTCTTGAGCTTGCACGAAGCAATTTG CGATGATAAAGTAAACGTTACAGGGTATTTTCATTGGTCATTGATGGACAATTTTGAATGGCAAGATGGATACAAGGCGAGATTTGGGCTCTACTACGTcgattacaaaaataatttgacgCGCCACGAAAAATTATCAGCCCAGTGGTACTCGAGTTTCCTCCACGATGGATCAAAAGAGTTCGAAATCGAGCACGAGTTCGAACACGATGAGTTGTAG